One Thermosphaera aggregans DNA segment encodes these proteins:
- a CDS encoding DUF2139 domain-containing protein, with protein sequence MKHLFKPVYGPEWGSGGVFGLTYYKGVVYYTLAMEGEAHFHHEDSETVYRFELLGSGPASGGDTYNAVDYVDDKIYFGGWVHKPAVYKGRVNGGGEIDFRNKYSHIHEYDVAERRVRLVWSDSVHHEYEWAGEVSQIVYDPLSDSLLIARADGMRNLGVYRVDRNTGRAEEVSNVPALKGALYQEYACFDLQPDWKRGVDGVQCYDLVERKLVKNFIEDWSRISVDGCAVERRGSGYAVTGYARYWHFFRGGLLVGNPVEPEVEELVFIRMFDFPGTPYAPHRSNALPLGGGILAVFNSYSHGYIHVAPEGRARARLFNSIVGPTTLVYITPPVARIVATLGARVTSMAKKGESVLIGVSNTPNLGGRDATPLENGWREIIEWREDALINAPSPPAVFRVLGSTVLDHPFGGIPLTGYKVKALRILSSKPNALRIVEYDIGLPPVRIEEDRVVLKEGWNRVDLSNHSNIVSFRLESPDEKALIYISLE encoded by the coding sequence GTGAAACACTTGTTCAAACCCGTGTATGGGCCGGAATGGGGGAGTGGGGGAGTATTCGGGTTAACATATTACAAGGGAGTCGTATACTACACACTGGCAATGGAGGGAGAGGCCCACTTCCACCACGAAGACTCGGAGACTGTTTACCGGTTTGAACTACTGGGCAGTGGGCCAGCCTCAGGCGGTGATACTTACAACGCTGTCGACTATGTTGACGATAAGATATATTTCGGCGGATGGGTTCACAAGCCAGCTGTTTACAAGGGCCGGGTTAACGGTGGAGGTGAAATAGATTTCAGGAACAAGTACTCTCACATCCATGAATACGATGTCGCTGAGCGAAGAGTTAGGCTTGTATGGAGCGATAGTGTTCACCACGAGTACGAGTGGGCTGGCGAGGTTTCGCAAATAGTTTACGACCCCTTATCCGACTCGCTTCTCATAGCCAGGGCTGATGGGATGAGAAACCTCGGCGTTTACAGGGTTGACAGGAATACGGGGAGGGCAGAGGAGGTGAGCAACGTGCCAGCGTTGAAAGGAGCCCTCTACCAGGAGTACGCGTGCTTCGACCTTCAGCCTGATTGGAAGAGAGGCGTTGACGGTGTTCAATGCTACGACCTTGTCGAGAGAAAGCTGGTGAAGAATTTCATCGAAGACTGGTCTAGAATAAGCGTTGACGGGTGTGCCGTTGAGAGGAGGGGTAGCGGGTACGCGGTAACAGGTTACGCAAGGTACTGGCATTTCTTCAGGGGCGGCTTGCTCGTGGGTAATCCCGTGGAGCCGGAGGTTGAGGAATTAGTCTTCATTAGAATGTTCGACTTCCCTGGCACGCCTTATGCTCCTCACAGGAGCAACGCGCTCCCTCTGGGAGGAGGGATCCTGGCTGTTTTCAACTCTTACAGCCATGGATACATTCATGTTGCTCCAGAGGGCAGGGCTAGGGCGAGGCTTTTCAACTCGATAGTGGGACCTACAACCCTGGTCTACATAACCCCTCCTGTTGCAAGGATTGTGGCAACCCTTGGCGCAAGGGTTACCAGCATGGCTAAGAAAGGGGAGTCGGTCTTGATAGGGGTGAGCAACACTCCTAACCTAGGGGGCCGAGATGCGACCCCGCTTGAAAACGGGTGGAGGGAGATTATTGAGTGGAGAGAAGACGCCTTGATTAACGCACCATCCCCGCCGGCGGTTTTCAGGGTACTAGGTAGCACCGTGCTCGATCACCCCTTCGGAGGCATCCCGTTAACCGGGTATAAGGTTAAGGCTTTGCGAATACTGTCTTCTAAGCCAAACGCTTTGAGAATAGTAGAATACGATATAGGTCTCCCTCCGGTGAGGATTGAGGAGGACAGGGTAGTGTTGAAGGAAGGCTGGAACAGGGTCGACTTGTCGAACCACTCTAATATAGTCTCATTCAGGCTGGAGAGCCCTGATGAGAAAGCATTGATTTATATCAGCCTGGAGTAG
- a CDS encoding SAM hydrolase/SAM-dependent halogenase family protein — MLIVLQTDFGYKDPYVGVMKGVIKTINPDAEIVDLTHGVTRHNVLEAAFNLLVSAEYFPRGTIFVTVVDPGVGTSRRAVLVRTRNYVLIGPDNGVLSLLALKDGVLQVFDISNTPYRLPRVSSTFHGRDIFAPVAAWVSKGVPLESTGEPVPPETLIKLGVEEPVVNPGQGWFEAVVLSVDVFGNISLYAGENVVESLGIRKNDKLVVEAPGGRIECTMVNTFGEVSIGEGACYINSFGFFEIAVNQGDASRILKTIPLEKVRVHRKT; from the coding sequence ATGTTGATTGTTCTGCAAACAGATTTCGGCTACAAAGACCCTTACGTCGGGGTGATGAAAGGGGTTATTAAAACCATCAACCCTGATGCCGAGATAGTTGATTTAACCCACGGCGTGACGAGGCATAATGTTCTTGAGGCGGCTTTCAACCTCCTCGTATCAGCTGAATACTTCCCCCGCGGCACGATCTTCGTAACAGTAGTAGACCCAGGAGTGGGGACGAGCAGGAGGGCGGTGCTGGTTAGAACTAGGAACTATGTTTTAATAGGGCCGGATAACGGGGTGTTATCGCTACTTGCCTTGAAAGATGGGGTTTTACAGGTATTCGACATATCGAACACGCCCTACAGGCTCCCCAGGGTTTCCAGCACGTTCCATGGGAGAGACATCTTCGCCCCTGTGGCAGCATGGGTTAGCAAGGGCGTCCCGTTAGAGAGCACTGGTGAGCCGGTGCCCCCTGAAACATTGATCAAGCTTGGGGTTGAGGAGCCGGTGGTGAATCCCGGGCAGGGGTGGTTTGAAGCAGTTGTTCTAAGCGTGGACGTCTTCGGCAACATCTCCCTATACGCTGGCGAGAACGTGGTTGAATCCCTTGGGATACGTAAAAACGATAAGCTGGTAGTAGAGGCACCGGGAGGCAGGATAGAGTGCACAATGGTCAACACCTTCGGCGAGGTCAGCATTGGCGAGGGGGCATGCTATATCAACTCGTTCGGATTCTTCGAGATTGCTGTAAACCAGGGGGATGCTTCAAGAATCCTTAAAACCATCCCGCTTGAAAAGGTAAGGGTGCATAGAAAAACGTGA
- a CDS encoding MBL fold metallo-hydrolase, with translation MSTAYRSVGRNVYVVSGSPVTLIIKCPGANWIVDPGLLGNREKLLRNVLERLGVKEYNVLLSHTHYDHIEALEALNPSRIYVTVLEYSSLLSSMVRNILTYGFTQLPRILGVRSIDVEKEKVEIVEEGFKLGDSCGELINLSGHSPGLAGIVFEDFLFVGDAVFGDRLLSRVGIPYHFNAKRALLTLEKIKAYAEKGYSGILSHGPFANSEKLSEYVDLNAERLRLIRELVIDHLLREPLSLEELVGRILGRLGSEVSVENILLGSVTVNSIISDLQGEYGLSTEVSGGLVRYRLTRS, from the coding sequence ATGTCTACAGCCTACAGGAGTGTTGGTAGAAACGTTTACGTAGTTTCCGGCAGCCCGGTCACCTTAATTATAAAATGCCCCGGCGCGAACTGGATTGTTGACCCCGGTCTACTCGGGAACAGGGAGAAGTTGTTGAGGAATGTTTTGGAAAGGCTGGGGGTCAAGGAGTACAATGTCCTCCTCTCCCACACCCACTACGATCACATTGAAGCGCTGGAGGCCTTGAACCCTTCGCGTATTTACGTGACAGTCCTCGAGTACTCCTCACTTCTCAGTAGCATGGTTAGAAACATTCTCACATACGGATTCACGCAACTCCCAAGGATCCTAGGTGTTAGAAGTATTGATGTGGAGAAAGAGAAGGTTGAGATCGTTGAAGAAGGCTTTAAGCTAGGGGATTCCTGCGGGGAACTCATAAACCTGAGCGGGCATTCCCCCGGCCTCGCCGGAATCGTGTTCGAGGACTTCTTGTTCGTAGGGGACGCTGTATTCGGCGATAGGCTGCTTTCTAGAGTGGGCATACCTTACCATTTCAACGCAAAAAGAGCATTGTTAACACTTGAGAAGATTAAGGCTTACGCGGAGAAAGGTTACTCCGGAATACTCAGTCACGGCCCCTTCGCCAACAGCGAGAAGCTGTCAGAATACGTGGACCTTAACGCTGAAAGGCTGAGACTGATCAGAGAGCTAGTTATTGACCACCTCCTCCGGGAGCCTCTTTCGCTTGAGGAACTGGTTGGGAGAATCCTAGGCAGGCTGGGGTCTGAAGTAAGCGTGGAAAACATTCTCCTAGGATCCGTAACGGTGAACTCGATCATCTCGGATTTACAAGGGGAATACGGGTTGAGCACTGAGGTTTCAGGAGGGCTTGTAAGGTATCGTTTAACGAGGAGTTAA
- the cas4 gene encoding CRISPR-associated protein Cas4 codes for MSIYVKPFEKITQILYEKYVKEELHRLEELKNPKIVYVTDLVGCSHKYYLRRLYPELTIKFEPSAVLGNLVHAGIGTLLREKGFEVEVEVSTEVEVNGEKYSVRGRVDALKKDEGLVVEVKTARYAQDIPREHHLNQLKIYLEILNLENGTLIYITPDKIYEFQVKREKISLESLVKTLVDDTAHPRYEWECSYCMFRKLCPYAVEKSE; via the coding sequence TTGAGCATTTATGTGAAGCCGTTTGAAAAGATAACCCAGATCCTGTATGAAAAATATGTGAAGGAAGAACTTCACAGGCTTGAGGAGCTTAAAAATCCGAAGATTGTGTATGTGACAGACCTGGTTGGGTGCAGCCACAAATACTACTTGAGGCGCTTATACCCTGAGCTAACCATAAAGTTCGAGCCTTCCGCAGTACTCGGCAACTTGGTTCACGCCGGCATTGGGACCTTGCTCAGGGAGAAGGGTTTCGAGGTCGAGGTTGAGGTTTCCACAGAGGTGGAGGTTAACGGTGAGAAATACAGTGTCAGAGGCAGGGTTGATGCTTTAAAGAAAGATGAAGGGTTGGTTGTCGAGGTTAAAACAGCACGTTACGCGCAGGATATACCGAGGGAGCATCATCTAAACCAGCTGAAAATATATCTTGAGATACTGAACCTGGAAAACGGGACGCTCATATATATCACGCCGGATAAGATCTACGAGTTCCAGGTTAAGAGGGAAAAGATAAGCCTTGAATCACTCGTTAAAACACTCGTAGATGATACTGCCCACCCCAGGTATGAATGGGAGTGCAGCTACTGCATGTTCAGGAAACTCTGCCCATACGCTGTGGAAAAATCCGAGTAG
- a CDS encoding NUDIX hydrolase, with amino-acid sequence MLTPSVGGILVEENRVLLVKRRNPPCKGFWSIPGGRQKPGETASEAIVREMLEETGLVVEPIGVFGVIELIPKSPGEEHYVIIEFILRRVSGLLRAGSDAEDAQFFPIDKLPENTGLATREMVGELLNPGSAFLNKCCRYKVFQIEHLCEAV; translated from the coding sequence TTGCTAACCCCGTCTGTCGGCGGCATACTGGTCGAGGAGAACAGGGTGCTACTTGTCAAGAGGAGGAACCCTCCGTGCAAAGGCTTCTGGAGTATTCCGGGCGGTAGGCAGAAGCCTGGTGAAACAGCTTCTGAAGCCATTGTAAGGGAGATGTTGGAGGAAACAGGGCTTGTGGTTGAGCCTATCGGGGTTTTCGGAGTAATCGAGTTGATCCCTAAAAGCCCGGGCGAGGAGCACTACGTTATTATCGAATTCATCCTCCGGAGGGTTTCAGGGTTGTTGAGAGCTGGATCAGACGCCGAGGACGCCCAGTTCTTCCCTATTGACAAGCTTCCTGAAAACACAGGGCTTGCTACGCGTGAAATGGTTGGTGAATTATTAAATCCGGGGAGCGCTTTTCTAAATAAATGTTGCAGGTATAAGGTGTTTCAGATTGAGCATTTATGTGAAGCCGTTTGA
- the cyaB gene encoding class IV adenylate cyclase, with amino-acid sequence MEKEVKFKVIMDPKVLEEELSRDGFARIATCLEEDLYFDTAGRRLSSSDQALRLRRRKCNGVVSVRLTYKGPRLKGIEGGVKIREEVELEVKPEEHAQAVSLLRSLGFNDEWRLFKKRVLMVKKGLEASIDYFEPLGVFLEIEVKDEDAMMEFERLVEKYSKTFPVIGETYLEMYVKHLENKERV; translated from the coding sequence TTGGAGAAGGAGGTAAAGTTTAAGGTAATCATGGACCCCAAGGTCTTGGAAGAGGAGCTTTCACGCGACGGTTTCGCAAGGATCGCAACCTGTCTCGAGGAAGACCTGTACTTCGACACGGCTGGGAGGCGTCTTTCATCAAGCGACCAGGCGTTAAGGCTTAGGAGGAGGAAGTGCAACGGGGTGGTCAGCGTTAGGCTAACATACAAAGGGCCGCGGTTGAAAGGCATAGAGGGCGGGGTGAAGATTCGCGAGGAGGTTGAGCTGGAAGTTAAGCCCGAGGAGCATGCTCAAGCTGTAAGCCTGCTACGGAGTCTCGGGTTTAACGATGAATGGAGGTTGTTTAAAAAGAGAGTATTGATGGTTAAGAAAGGTTTGGAGGCCTCTATAGACTACTTCGAGCCGCTGGGGGTTTTCCTTGAGATAGAGGTTAAGGATGAGGATGCAATGATGGAGTTCGAGAGACTCGTAGAGAAATACTCTAAAACCTTCCCTGTAATAGGGGAGACTTACCTTGAAATGTACGTGAAACACTTGGAGAACAAGGAGAGGGTTTAG
- a CDS encoding histone deacetylase family protein → MEKHPENPGRILVLAESLDKQGFTVEYVSRSVDVQEARRIALRIHSKGYIQYLEKLSRSNYSIIDEDTFLTADSLELAYATFQTSYDLALSLSEPVFYVSRPPGHHAGRGGKAMGASSQGFCLLNNAGAAVLGFKDRSFSRIAVMDFDVHHGNGTMEIFYEEKILQVDLHQHPDTLYPYTGYPFEIGAGEGYGFKANLVFNPFTGDDVYLRVLSMVQELLADFNPEALVVSAGFDGFLNDGLADLRLTEASYAALGRLIRNLNTHALVILEGGYTVGLTKGVEAFLNGLTGREVNYEPSRTMSSVRGEEAVRINEKTISKIREKALCKGGWVGEGGKV, encoded by the coding sequence TTGGAGAAGCACCCGGAAAACCCCGGCCGCATCCTTGTCTTAGCCGAGAGTCTGGATAAACAGGGTTTCACGGTGGAGTACGTTTCAAGGAGCGTTGATGTTCAAGAAGCCCGGAGAATTGCCTTGCGAATTCACAGTAAAGGCTATATTCAATACTTGGAGAAGCTTTCAAGGAGCAACTACTCAATAATTGATGAAGACACCTTTTTAACAGCGGACTCCTTGGAGCTGGCTTATGCAACCTTCCAGACGAGCTATGATTTAGCGCTAAGCCTTAGTGAACCAGTCTTCTATGTTTCCAGGCCTCCGGGACACCATGCTGGGAGGGGTGGAAAAGCGATGGGGGCTTCTTCGCAAGGTTTCTGCCTACTCAACAACGCCGGGGCAGCTGTGCTAGGCTTCAAGGACAGGAGTTTCAGCAGAATCGCGGTGATGGACTTCGACGTCCACCACGGGAATGGGACAATGGAGATTTTCTACGAGGAGAAGATCCTCCAGGTTGACCTGCATCAACACCCGGACACGCTCTACCCTTACACAGGGTATCCTTTCGAAATAGGGGCTGGGGAAGGATACGGGTTTAAGGCAAACCTGGTTTTCAACCCTTTCACAGGGGATGACGTGTACTTGAGAGTGTTAAGCATGGTTCAGGAGCTACTGGCGGATTTCAACCCCGAGGCCCTTGTCGTCTCCGCGGGTTTTGACGGGTTCCTCAACGACGGGTTAGCCGATCTCAGGCTGACCGAGGCATCGTACGCGGCCCTTGGGAGGCTTATAAGGAATCTCAACACTCATGCACTGGTAATTCTTGAAGGAGGCTACACCGTTGGGTTAACCAAGGGGGTTGAAGCATTTCTCAACGGTTTAACAGGCCGTGAGGTTAATTATGAGCCTTCTAGAACTATGAGCTCAGTAAGGGGTGAAGAAGCCGTAAGGATTAATGAGAAAACTATTTCAAAAATCAGGGAGAAAGCACTGTGTAAGGGTGGTTGGGTTGGAGAAGGAGGTAAAGTTTAA
- a CDS encoding DHH family phosphoesterase, with protein MSKVCRILAAGDWDADGIVATALITYAQEKLGKYPLECQGVVDKTPVDPDRVKYFLSSLSGNYDLVVFLDLPFNDTIRNICKMLRDHFGVKKIMYVDHHITSVQRIKEIEAIADTVLVDYRSPTSTLVYRELVNKGISIHQRLKSFVEVVEYMDTGRRVPSNYIKLFELTKMFSKALTVERDENLWVKIIDWLASPAPLPMPLDEKLWEKVKISIEQRDKEISDKAVELAVAAVKIGDLRFIDARNAWKKRGVTALASRVSSILKSPVALLANTNRDYSLLVLKASNGRAYRIAKFLVGEGVALDIAGHPNLAIVRVPRDINKDELIQYLYKGVYYAS; from the coding sequence TTGAGCAAGGTTTGCAGGATACTTGCCGCAGGAGATTGGGATGCTGACGGGATAGTTGCAACCGCTCTTATAACATACGCTCAGGAGAAGCTGGGGAAGTACCCGTTAGAGTGCCAGGGCGTTGTGGATAAGACACCGGTTGACCCGGACAGGGTGAAATACTTCCTATCAAGCCTATCCGGGAACTACGACCTGGTGGTTTTCCTCGACCTACCGTTCAACGACACTATTAGGAACATCTGCAAGATGCTGAGAGATCACTTCGGCGTGAAGAAAATCATGTACGTGGATCACCACATTACTAGTGTTCAAAGAATTAAGGAGATTGAAGCAATCGCGGACACTGTTCTAGTGGACTACAGGAGCCCTACTTCAACCCTGGTTTACAGGGAGTTAGTTAACAAGGGGATATCAATCCACCAGCGCTTGAAAAGCTTCGTGGAAGTCGTCGAGTACATGGACACGGGTAGAAGAGTACCAAGCAACTACATAAAGCTTTTCGAGCTGACAAAGATGTTTTCGAAAGCGCTAACTGTTGAGAGGGATGAGAATCTTTGGGTTAAAATCATAGACTGGCTCGCATCCCCGGCGCCCCTGCCAATGCCGCTTGATGAGAAGCTTTGGGAGAAGGTCAAGATCAGTATTGAGCAAAGGGATAAGGAGATAAGTGATAAGGCTGTTGAACTGGCTGTTGCAGCTGTTAAAATAGGTGATTTAAGGTTCATTGACGCGAGGAATGCTTGGAAGAAGAGAGGTGTTACTGCCCTAGCATCCAGGGTTTCATCGATTCTTAAATCTCCTGTAGCATTGCTTGCCAACACCAACAGGGATTACTCACTACTGGTTTTAAAAGCATCGAATGGTAGAGCGTACAGGATTGCGAAGTTCCTTGTCGGGGAAGGCGTGGCATTAGATATTGCAGGCCACCCGAACCTGGCCATAGTCCGCGTTCCCAGAGATATTAACAAGGATGAGCTGATACAGTACTTGTATAAAGGGGTTTACTACGCTTCGTAG
- a CDS encoding DNA double-strand break repair nuclease NurA codes for MVNLEEIVEKIRSYASAQWKPLNDEDSRKPAETIEKSGDVELLAEPRKALKHFDSSLAKESHYFNIYAIDSSSRVVETPYVFVAITTGSLLSRFTGKAVDCPPIGFITGAVEDACRFLTIIPSFQAPVDFDDRLRKFLYTENPAGMRYDHDYNKYVILEEARLLTESYLVSKSVEEGLLEDSILLVDGPLIYPSTIEVSTPYSARFEVYRSSLEAINRARLALWGILRERNALAIGIVKRLYKSYYLSSCDPLRLGVSDINDEAYLTALSRSIAGEEGLRPYILGPLRIRTTMSNSTRIDRVAWYVGIPRRLYTSKTPLTHYTHYRVEVLGDIADESVLKPVVYDSLNIGSLLPVSIIIADRRARKFSSILAQYLVFSMGLEKAGLHQYLTI; via the coding sequence TTGGTTAATTTAGAGGAGATAGTCGAGAAAATCAGGAGTTATGCTTCAGCCCAGTGGAAGCCTTTGAACGATGAAGATTCCAGGAAGCCTGCTGAAACCATTGAAAAAAGCGGTGACGTAGAGCTCCTTGCGGAGCCGAGGAAGGCTTTAAAACACTTTGATAGCTCGCTAGCTAAGGAGAGCCACTACTTTAACATCTACGCTATTGACAGTAGCTCAAGAGTGGTTGAAACCCCTTACGTGTTCGTAGCGATTACTACGGGAAGCTTGCTGAGCAGGTTCACCGGGAAGGCTGTTGACTGCCCACCAATAGGCTTCATCACAGGAGCCGTTGAGGATGCGTGCAGGTTTTTAACGATCATCCCTAGTTTCCAAGCCCCCGTAGACTTCGATGATAGATTGAGAAAATTCCTGTACACGGAGAACCCTGCAGGTATGAGATACGACCATGACTACAACAAGTACGTGATACTTGAAGAAGCCAGGCTTTTAACCGAGTCATACTTGGTTTCAAAAAGTGTTGAGGAAGGTTTGCTCGAAGACTCCATTCTCCTCGTCGACGGCCCGTTAATCTATCCCTCCACAATAGAGGTTTCCACGCCCTACTCGGCAAGGTTTGAGGTTTACAGGAGTAGCTTGGAAGCAATTAACAGGGCTAGGCTGGCATTATGGGGGATTCTACGTGAAAGAAACGCGCTAGCAATAGGTATTGTGAAGAGGCTGTATAAAAGCTATTATCTAAGCTCGTGCGATCCTTTGAGACTAGGTGTTTCAGACATCAATGACGAAGCCTATTTGACAGCACTGTCGAGAAGCATTGCTGGGGAGGAAGGCCTCCGGCCCTACATCCTAGGACCCTTAAGGATACGGACAACCATGTCGAATTCAACAAGGATTGACAGGGTTGCATGGTATGTTGGAATCCCCAGAAGACTGTACACTTCTAAGACGCCCCTAACACATTACACCCACTACAGGGTTGAAGTCCTCGGGGACATTGCTGATGAGAGTGTTTTGAAGCCTGTGGTTTACGATAGCTTAAACATCGGTTCCCTACTCCCTGTTTCCATCATCATTGCCGACCGGAGAGCGAGGAAGTTTTCAAGCATTCTCGCACAATACCTTGTCTTCTCAATGGGTCTTGAGAAAGCTGGTTTACATCAATACTTAACTATTTAA